A single region of the Schizosaccharomyces osmophilus chromosome 3, complete sequence genome encodes:
- the hta2 gene encoding histone H2A beta, with protein sequence MSGGKSGGKAAVAKSAQSRSAKAGLAFPVGRVHRLLRKGNYAQRVGAGAPVYLAAVLEYLAAEILELAGNAARDNKKTRIIPRHLQLAIRNDEELNKLLGHVTIAQGGVVPNINAHLLPKQSGKANPSQEL encoded by the coding sequence GTAGCCAAGTCTGCTCAATCTCGTTCCGCCAAGGCCGGTTTGGCCTTCCCTGTCGGTCGTGTTCATCGTTTGTTGCGTAAGGGTAACTATGCTCAACGTGTTGGTGCTGGTGCTCCTGTCTATTTGGCCGCCGTTTTGGAATATTTGGCTGCTGAAATTCTCGAATTGGCTGGTAACGCTGCTCGTGACAACAAGAAGACTCGTATTATTCCCCGTCATCTTCAACTTGCTATCCGTAACGACGAAGAATTGAACAAGCTTTTGGGTCATGTTACCATTGCCCAAGGTGGTGTTGTTCCCAACATTAACGCTCACCTTTTGCCCAAGCAATCCGGCAAGGCTAACCCTAGTCAAGAACTTTAA